Proteins encoded within one genomic window of Chlorobaculum sp. MV4-Y:
- a CDS encoding PEP-CTERM sorting domain-containing protein — translation MKAKTTAIGILFTTLTWTGANADIISTNPITGNNQGLQNPYTASLYIASNSSASGIGRGSGISGKSGNDRYNASGWNTTGSLDANDYFTFTLDANDGYRINFESFVYTGTASDSGPTAFAFRSSRDGFSSNIGSPTATGTTIDLSDNKYQNLTDPIEFRLYGYSASSGSDTFSINDYTFNGTVEAVPEPNTLALVGVGSMLMLGNLRRTRKQGSTVE, via the coding sequence ATGAAAGCTAAAACAACTGCTATCGGCATTTTGTTTACCACCCTGACTTGGACAGGCGCAAATGCAGACATTATAAGCACGAACCCGATTACCGGCAATAACCAAGGTCTTCAAAATCCTTATACAGCCAGCCTGTACATTGCATCAAACAGCAGCGCGTCAGGAATCGGGCGAGGTTCCGGCATATCGGGAAAAAGTGGTAATGATCGTTATAATGCGAGTGGGTGGAATACTACCGGATCGCTTGACGCCAACGATTATTTTACCTTTACCCTGGATGCCAACGATGGCTACCGGATCAATTTCGAAAGTTTCGTATATACCGGCACGGCATCAGATTCAGGCCCAACAGCATTCGCGTTCAGGTCCAGCCGTGACGGTTTTTCATCAAACATCGGATCGCCGACCGCAACGGGGACAACCATCGACCTGTCTGACAACAAGTATCAGAACCTCACAGACCCCATCGAGTTTCGTCTTTATGGCTACTCGGCATCAAGTGGTTCCGACACCTTCAGCATCAATGACTACACCTTCAACGGCACCGTTGAAGCCGTCCCCGAGCCCAATACTTTGGCGCTTGTCGGCGTCGGCTCAATGCTGATGCTCGGCAATCTGCGCCGGACACGCAAGCAGGGCAGTACGGTAGAGTAA
- a CDS encoding TonB-dependent receptor plug domain-containing protein produces MAGTYYDRDRYDRDKSDLMTDGDDRRIASGSVALTYNLTPEVKLTGGMVYSDNSLDGIRTQTTGDFDRWVDSDRLLVHAGVEIKTGEESNLSLKVARSTYDWRSDTDNHDGVPTVTSATASGTTTTASRTKVSQDYDQFDARWTGRFADHHRLTAGVEYCVEKPEDSSSTVTTKVVTKTGAVNSGPTTSVTTDTSSIEHDVNNLGLYLQDEFTGLKPLTIIVGVRYDDHSDFGSEYSPKVAVLLPVDSHLKLRASYGEGFRAPSIYELYTGSLTTKKSIVLSNPDLEAETSKTWEAGADFSWENFNAGVTAFRNEVRNMISLVLVDDDAGAENKRGARRYAA; encoded by the coding sequence GTGGCTGGTACCTATTACGATCGTGACCGGTATGACCGGGACAAATCCGACCTGATGACCGATGGCGACGATCGCCGTATCGCCTCCGGATCGGTCGCGCTGACTTACAACCTGACACCAGAAGTGAAGCTGACCGGTGGGATGGTTTATTCCGACAACTCGCTCGATGGCATCCGCACGCAGACAACTGGCGATTTCGACCGGTGGGTGGACAGCGACCGGCTGCTTGTTCATGCCGGGGTGGAGATAAAAACAGGCGAGGAGTCGAACCTTTCGTTGAAGGTTGCCCGCAGCACCTATGACTGGCGATCAGACACGGACAATCACGACGGCGTGCCGACCGTCACCAGCGCAACAGCATCCGGCACTACGACGACGGCCAGCCGCACGAAGGTGTCGCAGGATTACGACCAGTTCGATGCCCGCTGGACGGGCAGGTTCGCCGATCATCATCGCCTGACAGCAGGTGTCGAGTACTGCGTAGAGAAGCCCGAGGATTCAAGCAGCACCGTTACGACAAAGGTGGTCACCAAAACCGGGGCGGTCAACAGTGGCCCAACCACCTCCGTCACCACCGATACCAGCTCCATCGAGCACGACGTGAACAACCTCGGTCTCTACCTCCAGGACGAGTTCACCGGTTTGAAGCCGCTGACGATCATCGTCGGCGTGCGGTACGACGACCATTCCGATTTCGGTTCGGAGTACAGCCCCAAGGTTGCGGTGCTTTTGCCGGTCGATTCGCATCTCAAACTGCGGGCCTCATACGGCGAGGGCTTCCGTGCGCCTTCGATCTACGAACTCTACACCGGCTCGCTGACGACCAAAAAAAGTATCGTTCTGTCAAATCCCGATCTTGAAGCTGAAACCTCGAAGACATGGGAGGCTGGCGCCGACTTTTCATGGGAAAATTTCAACGCGGGCGTGACTGCGTTCCGCAACGAGGTCAGGAACATGATTTCTCTGGTGCTGGTCGATGACGATGCAGGCGCAGAAAATAAAAGAGGTGCTCGAAGGTACGCGGCTTGA
- a CDS encoding TonB-dependent receptor plug domain-containing protein: MAKLRGLGSSLTLVLIDGYRLQSGFQGYSDLLEIPAGMIERIEIVRGSGSALYGSDAVGGVINVITRKPTKELHGGLSVSGGESRFGEAARSRPIDG; encoded by the coding sequence GTGGCAAAATTACGCGGCCTTGGTAGCAGCCTGACGCTGGTGCTCATCGATGGCTACCGGTTGCAGTCCGGGTTTCAGGGCTACTCCGATCTGCTTGAAATTCCGGCGGGCATGATCGAGCGCATCGAAATCGTCAGGGGTTCCGGCTCGGCCCTCTACGGCAGCGATGCGGTCGGCGGTGTCATCAACGTTATCACGCGCAAGCCGACCAAAGAGTTGCACGGCGGGTTGTCGGTTTCCGGGGGCGAGAGCCGCTTCGGAGAGGCGGCACGGTCGAGACCGATAGATGGCTGA
- a CDS encoding TonB-dependent receptor plug domain-containing protein, translating into MDVLNSRSCRILIAAVIIGSASSQAWAAGTVSGWTADEIVITATRTENPVSKLPMAVEVVTQQEIEESGSLNLADVLAEVEDVNALEPVNGRTAWRGKITRPW; encoded by the coding sequence ATGGACGTACTGAATTCCCGATCCTGCCGGATACTGATCGCGGCGGTTATCATTGGCTCCGCAAGCTCGCAAGCTTGGGCCGCTGGTACCGTTTCAGGCTGGACGGCTGACGAAATTGTCATCACCGCAACCCGAACCGAAAACCCTGTCTCCAAACTGCCAATGGCCGTCGAGGTCGTCACCCAGCAGGAAATTGAAGAGAGCGGCTCCCTGAATCTTGCCGATGTGCTTGCGGAGGTGGAGGATGTCAATGCTCTCGAACCGGTGAACGGACGGACGGCTTGGCGTGGCAAAATTACGCGGCCTTGGTAG
- a CDS encoding GTP-binding protein yields the protein MKLVTISGPPSSGKTAVLAGVIRAMMASGLKVGALKYDCLTTNDDEVFRAIGVPVQTGLSGNLCPDHYFVSNIEECLDWGIREDFDFLLSESAGLCNRCAPHIKGVLAVCVIDNLMGATTPKKIGPMLKYADIVVITKGDIVSQAEREVFAFQVRRANPRAKIMHVNGEKPDTELRFSLEYKLVAQLSQNMNFVMDTTVAEFVAMHAESRMVEKVDEVVREIVTQANLLAGEPFTATTPVTSLSGGQSRALMIADTAFLSSSPVVLIDEIENAGIDRKKALSLLVRKEKIVLMATHDPILALMAERRLVIRNGGILKVITTTPKEKENLEKLEALDNRLLALRTRLRSGELIEDAG from the coding sequence ATGAAACTCGTAACCATATCCGGCCCTCCGTCTTCGGGCAAGACCGCCGTGCTTGCCGGAGTCATTCGCGCCATGATGGCTTCCGGCCTCAAGGTCGGGGCGCTCAAGTATGACTGTCTCACCACCAATGACGATGAGGTGTTTCGCGCCATTGGTGTACCTGTCCAGACCGGGCTGTCGGGTAATCTCTGCCCCGATCACTACTTCGTGAGCAACATCGAGGAGTGCCTCGACTGGGGCATTCGCGAAGACTTCGACTTCCTGCTCTCCGAAAGCGCGGGTCTCTGCAACCGCTGTGCCCCGCACATCAAGGGGGTGCTCGCCGTCTGCGTTATCGACAACCTCATGGGTGCGACCACGCCGAAGAAGATCGGCCCGATGCTCAAGTACGCCGACATCGTGGTCATCACAAAAGGCGACATCGTCTCGCAGGCCGAGCGCGAGGTGTTCGCTTTTCAGGTACGCCGCGCCAATCCGCGAGCCAAAATCATGCACGTCAACGGCGAAAAGCCCGATACGGAGTTGCGCTTTTCGCTCGAATACAAGCTGGTGGCGCAGCTCTCGCAAAACATGAACTTCGTCATGGATACCACCGTCGCCGAATTTGTGGCGATGCACGCCGAAAGCCGCATGGTGGAGAAGGTCGATGAGGTGGTGCGCGAAATCGTCACGCAGGCCAACCTGCTGGCAGGCGAACCCTTTACCGCCACGACGCCCGTCACCTCGCTCTCCGGCGGCCAGTCGCGAGCGCTAATGATCGCCGATACGGCATTTCTCAGCTCGTCGCCCGTCGTCTTGATCGACGAGATCGAGAACGCAGGCATCGATAGAAAGAAGGCTCTCTCGCTTCTGGTCAGAAAAGAGAAGATCGTGCTCATGGCCACCCACGACCCGATTCTGGCGCTGATGGCCGAACGCCGTCTGGTCATCAGAAATGGCGGCATCCTCAAGGTGATTACGACGACGCCGAAGGAAAAAGAGAACCTCGAAAAGCTCGAAGCCCTCGACAACCGCCTTCTCGCGCTTCGCACAAGGCTCCGCAGCGGCGAGCTGATCGAAGATGCGGGGTGA
- a CDS encoding ABC transporter substrate-binding protein has translation MMKPVDKMDRDGNVLAVCSPPPLHRRTTGNGVPLIKKGAINFYMNMPCPLKVACKMAIGEFAALFNASHETPIYSPMLLDGDTKGIEGELKAAMTEDELPEVLVASGLHTVMAKGFRERFIESGIYEGVTSQAALARMPESYRKLVTEHNIGLFSTGFWSVVCDLSLETIVPYPRRWTDLVDPLYKDLITVHGYNGKASIAALLLLLKEQLGSSAVTDFAGNIRNIWHFAEILKRLDSAEPRRTLFNLLPNAATVQMPSKKRAAILEFEDGPVLAPMLMYVKRLRKEECQPLVNFMHSNVIRQALRLGDFRLADEFEWTQPFSFPSWEFLLQNDYETVTASLDVELKKGLREDVFQT, from the coding sequence ATGATGAAACCAGTCGATAAAATGGATCGGGACGGCAACGTCCTCGCGGTGTGCAGTCCGCCACCGCTGCATCGCCGAACCACGGGCAACGGCGTGCCGCTCATCAAAAAGGGAGCGATCAACTTCTACATGAACATGCCCTGCCCGCTCAAGGTGGCCTGCAAGATGGCCATCGGTGAATTCGCGGCGCTCTTCAACGCCTCGCACGAAACGCCGATCTACTCGCCGATGCTGCTCGACGGCGACACCAAGGGGATTGAGGGCGAACTCAAGGCGGCGATGACCGAGGATGAACTGCCCGAAGTGCTCGTGGCTTCCGGCCTGCACACGGTGATGGCGAAGGGGTTCCGCGAGCGCTTCATCGAGAGCGGCATTTACGAGGGCGTGACGAGCCAGGCGGCGCTCGCGCGAATGCCGGAGTCGTACCGCAAGCTGGTGACGGAGCACAACATCGGCCTGTTCAGCACCGGCTTCTGGAGCGTGGTGTGCGACCTGTCGCTCGAAACCATCGTGCCCTACCCGAGGCGCTGGACGGATCTGGTCGATCCGCTCTACAAGGATCTCATCACGGTGCACGGCTACAACGGCAAGGCGAGCATCGCCGCGCTTTTGCTGCTGCTCAAAGAGCAGCTCGGTAGCAGCGCCGTGACCGACTTCGCGGGCAACATCCGCAACATCTGGCACTTCGCCGAAATCCTCAAGCGCCTCGATTCGGCGGAACCGCGCCGCACGCTTTTCAACCTCCTGCCCAACGCCGCCACGGTGCAGATGCCGTCGAAAAAGCGGGCGGCGATTCTCGAATTCGAGGACGGCCCGGTGCTCGCCCCGATGCTCATGTACGTGAAGCGCTTGCGGAAGGAGGAGTGTCAGCCGCTCGTCAACTTCATGCACAGCAACGTCATCCGGCAGGCGCTGCGCCTTGGCGACTTCCGCCTCGCCGACGAGTTCGAATGGACGCAGCCCTTCAGCTTCCCCTCATGGGAGTTCCTGCTGCAAAACGACTACGAAACCGTGACCGCCTCGCTCGACGTCGAGCTGAAAAAGGGGCTGCGGGAGGATGTGTTCCAGACATGA
- a CDS encoding ABC transporter substrate-binding protein, with the protein MRVVSPRTFRWLLPLLLLLLAACQPSGGKRPGEATREVVDMAGRRMTVPVTIERASATRPGSVTLYAIAPDLMVNRSLWMTDGAERFMSPAYLKLPFSDGSSEEIVRLHPDVIVSYFSITPQSIDQADRLSQRTGVPVFMVDMEMKRYPEAFAAMGELLGRQEQAAKMTAYIEKWLLPVFAKAARISASQRKRVYYAEGNRGLNTDPSGSFHSQIIDLVGATNVAQVNLLSGKGMSAVSMEQVLQWNPDEVIVWTGMGPSMNTYRAIAADPLWQRVPAVREGRIHQIPFLPFGWFDRPPGTNRILGTLWLAELLYPDVYRIDLEAAVREYFTIFFHRDLTDAELREVLHPFASTDVAPVQSAKSKPGHDETSR; encoded by the coding sequence ATGAGAGTCGTATCGCCGCGCACCTTCCGCTGGCTTCTGCCGCTCCTCCTGCTGCTGCTTGCCGCGTGCCAGCCCTCCGGCGGCAAGCGGCCCGGCGAGGCGACGCGCGAGGTGGTCGATATGGCCGGGCGGCGCATGACGGTTCCCGTCACCATCGAACGGGCCTCCGCGACGCGCCCCGGCAGCGTGACGCTCTACGCCATCGCGCCCGATCTGATGGTGAACCGCTCGCTCTGGATGACCGACGGCGCGGAGCGCTTCATGAGTCCCGCCTACCTCAAGCTGCCTTTCTCCGACGGCTCGTCCGAAGAGATCGTGCGCCTGCATCCCGACGTCATCGTCTCCTACTTCTCGATCACTCCGCAAAGCATCGACCAGGCCGACCGGCTGAGTCAGCGAACCGGCGTTCCGGTCTTCATGGTCGATATGGAGATGAAGCGCTATCCTGAAGCGTTCGCGGCGATGGGCGAGCTGCTGGGCAGGCAGGAGCAGGCGGCGAAGATGACCGCATACATCGAAAAGTGGCTGCTGCCGGTGTTCGCAAAGGCGGCCCGGATTTCCGCGAGCCAGCGGAAGCGGGTCTATTACGCCGAGGGCAATCGCGGCCTGAATACCGATCCGAGTGGTTCGTTTCACAGCCAGATCATCGACCTCGTCGGCGCGACCAACGTGGCGCAGGTCAACCTTTTGTCCGGCAAGGGGATGAGCGCCGTGTCGATGGAGCAGGTGCTGCAATGGAATCCCGACGAGGTGATCGTCTGGACGGGCATGGGGCCGTCGATGAACACGTATCGCGCCATCGCCGCCGATCCGCTCTGGCAGCGGGTTCCCGCCGTCCGCGAGGGGCGAATCCACCAGATTCCGTTCCTGCCCTTCGGCTGGTTCGACCGCCCGCCGGGTACGAACCGGATTCTCGGTACGCTCTGGCTGGCCGAGCTGCTCTATCCCGACGTGTATCGCATCGATCTCGAAGCCGCCGTGCGGGAGTACTTCACCATTTTCTTTCACCGCGACCTGACTGATGCCGAGCTGCGCGAGGTGCTGCATCCTTTTGCCTCCACGGATGTCGCGCCGGTACAGAGCGCAAAATCAAAACCGGGACATGATGAAACCAGTCGATAA
- a CDS encoding class I SAM-dependent methyltransferase: MSYTMNAVEFNEKIMKGHFRKIYPVIAAQIVERTGVSSGRCVDLGGGPGMLAVCIAKITALKVTVVDLMPECVELARENSAEAGVADRVDAVVGVAEALPFENGSVDLVVSRGSIFFWEDQARGLAEAYRVLRPGGWAWMGGGFGTAELLREIEAAKADDPEWNRKRKERMTQNPPEHFRAMLQRLGIDGVVEHQEAGTWIIFRKPAEAEA; this comes from the coding sequence ATGAGTTACACGATGAATGCGGTGGAGTTCAACGAGAAGATCATGAAGGGGCATTTCCGCAAAATCTATCCGGTCATCGCCGCGCAGATCGTCGAGCGGACGGGCGTGAGTTCCGGGCGCTGCGTCGATCTCGGCGGCGGGCCGGGGATGCTGGCTGTCTGCATCGCAAAGATCACCGCGCTCAAGGTGACGGTGGTCGATCTCATGCCGGAGTGCGTCGAGCTGGCCCGCGAGAACAGCGCCGAAGCGGGCGTCGCGGATCGCGTCGATGCCGTGGTGGGGGTGGCCGAGGCGCTGCCGTTCGAGAACGGTTCGGTCGATCTGGTGGTGAGCCGGGGTTCGATCTTTTTCTGGGAGGATCAGGCGCGAGGGCTGGCCGAGGCGTATCGCGTGCTGCGGCCCGGCGGCTGGGCGTGGATGGGCGGCGGCTTCGGCACGGCGGAGCTGCTCCGCGAAATCGAGGCGGCCAAAGCCGACGATCCCGAGTGGAACCGCAAGCGCAAGGAGCGCATGACGCAGAATCCGCCGGAGCACTTCCGCGCCATGCTCCAGCGGCTCGGCATCGATGGCGTCGTGGAGCATCAAGAGGCCGGAACGTGGATTATTTTCCGCAAACCTGCGGAGGCGGAGGCATGA
- a CDS encoding iron chelate uptake ABC transporter family permease subunit, whose translation MKGVSLLLVCLVALGGVSLLSLGVGRYPVSPPAILSWLVTGQSADANLPVVLLGIRLPRLVAAIAAGGALSLAGAAYQGLFRNPMVSPDILGVSSGSGFGAALGILFSLPVAAVQALSLAEGITAVLCAVLISRAIGRSNDSVLVLVLSGIVISSLFGALLSLLKYIADPLDKLPAITYWLMGSFADIRTGELGTAVAMVLAGAIPLLLVSWRLNVLSFAYSVSDVVLFGRSAHLRLFASPGSRDRRIAAECLDLLEIAHLAGRAFNELSGGERQMVILARALAQEARFMILDEPASNLDYGNQVRVLRKVRELAGRDIGILMATHHPDHAFMSASRVAVLSGGKLSHNGPPESTLTPETLRSLYGVEVQVFDTPQNGHASRRVCAPVVE comes from the coding sequence ATGAAAGGAGTGTCGCTGCTGCTCGTCTGCCTCGTCGCGCTCGGCGGCGTGAGCCTGCTGTCGCTCGGCGTGGGGCGCTATCCCGTCTCGCCGCCCGCGATCCTCTCGTGGCTCGTGACGGGCCAGAGCGCCGACGCCAACCTGCCGGTGGTGCTGCTTGGCATCCGCCTGCCGAGGCTCGTCGCGGCTATCGCGGCGGGCGGGGCGTTGTCGCTGGCGGGCGCGGCGTATCAGGGATTGTTCCGCAATCCGATGGTGAGTCCCGACATTCTCGGCGTCTCCTCCGGCTCCGGCTTCGGCGCGGCGCTCGGGATTCTCTTCTCGCTGCCGGTGGCCGCCGTGCAGGCGCTGTCGCTGGCGGAGGGCATCACCGCCGTGCTCTGCGCCGTGCTGATCAGCCGCGCCATCGGGCGCAGCAACGATTCGGTGCTTGTGCTCGTGCTCTCGGGCATCGTCATCTCCTCGCTCTTCGGGGCGCTGCTCTCGCTGCTCAAATACATCGCCGACCCGCTCGACAAGCTGCCCGCCATCACCTACTGGCTCATGGGCAGCTTCGCCGACATTCGCACGGGCGAACTCGGCACGGCGGTGGCGATGGTGCTCGCTGGCGCGATTCCGCTGCTGCTCGTGAGCTGGCGGCTGAACGTGCTCTCGTTCGCCTACTCGGTAAGCGATGTGGTGCTCTTCGGCAGGAGCGCCCACCTCCGCCTCTTCGCCTCGCCGGGCAGCCGGGATCGCCGGATAGCGGCGGAGTGCCTCGACCTGCTCGAAATCGCTCATCTCGCCGGACGCGCGTTCAACGAGCTGAGCGGCGGCGAGCGGCAGATGGTGATTCTGGCGCGGGCGCTGGCGCAGGAGGCGCGGTTCATGATTCTCGACGAACCGGCCTCGAACCTCGACTACGGCAATCAGGTTCGGGTGCTCCGCAAAGTCAGGGAGCTGGCCGGGCGCGACATCGGCATTCTGATGGCGACGCACCACCCCGACCACGCCTTCATGTCGGCCTCGCGCGTGGCGGTGCTCTCCGGCGGCAAGCTGAGTCACAACGGCCCGCCCGAATCGACGCTTACCCCGGAGACGCTCCGAAGCCTCTACGGCGTCGAGGTGCAGGTGTTCGACACCCCGCAAAACGGTCACGCCAGCCGAAGGGTCTGCGCCCCGGTGGTGGAGTAG
- a CDS encoding TonB-dependent receptor plug domain-containing protein → MERLDKQNLSEAANLLPGVTISNVGGRNEGMIYVRGFDMRQVPLYLDGVPLYVPYDGYVDPNRFLTANLSEVSVSKGFTSVLYGPNTLGGAINMVSRKPEKKLEGNVTAGGSMGNDEIDAGFGSVNIGSNQGKWYVQAGLSVLSCDFMPLSGSYVVSMNYAF, encoded by the coding sequence ATGGAGCGGCTCGACAAGCAGAATCTCTCCGAAGCCGCCAATCTTCTGCCGGGCGTCACTATCAGCAACGTCGGCGGGCGCAACGAGGGGATGATCTACGTGCGCGGCTTCGACATGCGCCAGGTTCCGCTCTACCTCGACGGCGTTCCGCTCTACGTTCCGTATGACGGCTATGTCGATCCGAACCGCTTTCTGACGGCGAACCTGTCGGAAGTCAGCGTTTCCAAAGGCTTTACCTCGGTGCTGTACGGCCCGAACACGCTTGGCGGGGCGATCAACATGGTCAGCCGCAAGCCGGAAAAAAAGCTCGAAGGCAACGTCACGGCTGGCGGATCGATGGGCAACGACGAGATCGACGCCGGATTTGGAAGCGTCAACATCGGCTCGAATCAGGGCAAGTGGTACGTGCAGGCCGGGCTTTCCGTGCTGAGTTGTGACTTCATGCCGCTCTCCGGCTCGTATGTCGTGTCGATGAACTACGCATTCTGA
- a CDS encoding SAM-dependent methyltransferase: protein MIQQMVEHGENRVLIVGAGPGDPELLTVRGAAAIREADVILYDCGTVEPVLALASERAAIVRVDRSPYETGEAFARTTLGELKAASCSTGLPEPVVYTIGRYVRVRNVPAGSKAFSGKVGESAK from the coding sequence GTGATTCAGCAGATGGTAGAGCATGGAGAAAACAGAGTTCTGATAGTTGGCGCGGGGCCGGGCGATCCGGAGTTGTTGACGGTGCGTGGGGCGGCGGCGATCCGCGAGGCCGATGTCATCCTTTACGACTGCGGAACGGTCGAGCCGGTACTCGCGCTGGCCTCCGAACGCGCCGCGATCGTGCGCGTGGATCGTTCGCCGTATGAAACCGGTGAGGCGTTCGCGCGGACGACGCTCGGCGAGCTGAAGGCGGCGAGTTGCTCGACCGGCCTGCCGGAGCCGGTGGTGTACACCATCGGGCGCTACGTCAGGGTGCGGAACGTTCCGGCTGGATCAAAAGCGTTTTCCGGTAAGGTCGGCGAAAGCGCAAAATAG
- a CDS encoding molybdopterin-binding protein encodes MNISARNIFKGTVSSIVRGAVNAEVAIVLASGASIVSIITIGAVERLGLKEGMAASAIVKASTVILGTNLHDAKMSARNILCGTVTRVIDGPVNCEVDLEIGGGDVLSAVITHGSAEKLGFTEGSHACAIFKASSVIIGVD; translated from the coding sequence ATGAACATCAGCGCGCGTAACATCTTCAAGGGCACTGTTTCTTCGATCGTCAGGGGGGCGGTCAATGCCGAAGTCGCCATCGTGCTCGCCAGCGGAGCTTCGATTGTTTCGATCATCACTATCGGCGCCGTCGAAAGACTCGGGCTGAAAGAGGGCATGGCGGCAAGCGCTATCGTCAAGGCGAGCACGGTCATCCTTGGCACCAATCTGCACGACGCAAAAATGAGCGCCAGGAACATCCTCTGCGGCACCGTCACCCGCGTGATCGACGGGCCGGTCAACTGCGAGGTCGATCTCGAAATCGGCGGCGGCGACGTGCTTTCGGCGGTCATCACCCACGGCAGCGCCGAAAAGCTCGGCTTCACCGAAGGCAGCCACGCCTGCGCCATCTTCAAGGCATCGAGCGTGATCATCGGAGTCGATTGA
- a CDS encoding SDR family NAD(P)-dependent oxidoreductase: MSVSGKKVCFMTGASGKLGSEIALAVAGQGYSIFFTWQHSEERAQETLEKIRWVSPESQMARCDVSSVAAIKQAFAAFSEHFDRLDLLITSASNFFRTPLLDVTEPEWDSLVDTNLKGAFFTMQQASRIMLKQPFVSRIITMTDISANLVWRNYAPYTVSKSGIQHLTRVFAKEMAPKILVNSIAPGTISAYSGRDEEPEADLVGKIPLERLGDPMDIVAAIRFLMETEYITGQVFNVDGGRMLF, from the coding sequence ATGAGCGTTTCAGGAAAAAAGGTGTGCTTCATGACCGGAGCTTCGGGCAAGCTCGGAAGCGAAATCGCGCTCGCTGTCGCCGGACAGGGTTACTCGATCTTTTTTACGTGGCAGCACTCGGAGGAGCGGGCGCAGGAGACACTCGAAAAAATCCGCTGGGTCAGCCCGGAGTCGCAGATGGCGCGGTGCGACGTTTCGAGCGTCGCCGCGATCAAACAGGCCTTCGCAGCCTTCAGCGAGCACTTCGACCGCCTCGACCTGCTCATCACGAGCGCCTCAAACTTTTTCCGCACTCCCCTGCTCGACGTGACCGAACCGGAATGGGACAGCCTCGTCGATACCAATCTCAAAGGTGCATTCTTCACGATGCAGCAGGCATCGCGGATCATGCTTAAACAACCGTTCGTCTCGCGCATCATCACGATGACCGATATTTCAGCAAATCTCGTGTGGCGGAATTACGCGCCCTACACAGTCTCGAAGTCGGGCATCCAGCACCTCACGAGAGTTTTCGCCAAGGAAATGGCTCCGAAAATTCTCGTCAACTCCATCGCGCCGGGCACCATCTCGGCCTACTCCGGGCGCGATGAGGAACCGGAAGCCGACCTCGTCGGCAAAATCCCTCTGGAGCGGCTCGGCGACCCGATGGACATCGTCGCGGCGATCCGCTTTCTGATGGAGACCGAATACATCACCGGTCAGGTGTTCAACGTAGACGGCGGGCGGATGTTGTTCTAA
- a CDS encoding phage holin family protein translates to MSGMKQEPSKLNRKADLDRPRRGIPGLIDSTVNSTIEDLKAIIDAKLELFKIELTDKVALVSALVMLLVVLLIGVAYLITTIALLFGELFGHTWLGYLLVSLLFLVTFAFFTKVKPNALKNFIHKILLSAHDDRQ, encoded by the coding sequence ATGAGCGGGATGAAACAGGAGCCGAGTAAACTCAACCGTAAAGCAGACCTGGATCGACCGAGGAGAGGCATCCCCGGGCTGATCGACAGTACTGTCAATTCGACCATCGAAGACCTGAAGGCCATCATCGATGCAAAGCTCGAACTGTTCAAGATCGAGCTGACCGACAAGGTAGCACTGGTCAGCGCACTGGTGATGCTGCTCGTCGTGCTCCTGATCGGCGTCGCCTACCTGATCACCACCATTGCCCTGCTTTTTGGCGAGCTGTTCGGCCACACCTGGCTCGGCTATCTCCTGGTGAGCCTGCTGTTCCTTGTCACTTTCGCGTTTTTCACCAAAGTCAAGCCGAATGCGCTGAAGAACTTCATCCATAAAATCCTTCTCTCCGCCCATGACGACCGCCAATGA
- the lptE gene encoding LPS assembly lipoprotein LptE, giving the protein MRKTTRFLFALFALVTLILQGCYSFSGGMLPPHLHTVAVPLFDDTTYAGIAEFREGITRSLINKIESQSTLSIEPDPSRANAVLKGSIVSYSDEPSQLGSATERAVTNRITIVLQADFDDQVKNSKLFSQTFVGFADYKVGNYIAQQAAIKSAYSMAVDDLFNQMISNW; this is encoded by the coding sequence ATGCGCAAGACGACCAGATTCCTTTTCGCGCTGTTTGCGCTTGTGACGCTCATTTTGCAGGGATGCTACAGCTTTTCGGGCGGAATGCTTCCTCCGCATTTGCACACGGTTGCCGTGCCGCTGTTCGATGACACCACGTATGCCGGTATCGCGGAGTTCAGGGAGGGCATCACCCGAAGCCTCATCAACAAGATCGAATCGCAAAGTACGCTCTCGATCGAGCCCGATCCTTCACGCGCCAACGCGGTGCTGAAAGGCTCGATCGTCTCCTACAGTGACGAGCCGAGCCAACTCGGCAGCGCCACGGAGCGGGCCGTGACCAACCGGATCACGATTGTGCTGCAAGCCGACTTCGACGACCAGGTCAAAAACAGCAAGCTCTTCTCGCAAACCTTCGTTGGCTTCGCTGATTATAAGGTCGGAAATTACATCGCGCAGCAAGCCGCTATAAAGAGCGCCTACAGCATGGCCGTTGACGACCTCTTTAACCAGATGATCTCGAACTGGTAG